The following coding sequences are from one Cervus canadensis isolate Bull #8, Minnesota chromosome 4, ASM1932006v1, whole genome shotgun sequence window:
- the CALR gene encoding calreticulin, translated as MLLPVPLLLGLLGLAAADPTVYFKEQFLDGDGWTERWIESKHKPDFGKFVLSSGKFYGDQEKDKGLQTSQDARFYALSARFEPFSNKGQTLVVQFTVKHEQNIDCGGGYVKLFPAGLDQTDMHGDSEYNIMFGPDICGPGTKKVHVIFNYKGKNVLINKDIRCKDDEFTHLYTLIVRPDNTYEVKIDNSQVESGSLEDDWDFLPPKKIKDPDADKPEDWDDRAKIDDPTDSKPEDWDKPEHIPDPDAKKPEDWDEEMDGEWEPPVIQNPEYKGEWKPRQIDNPDYKGIWIHPEIDNPEYSPDSNIYAYENFAVLGLDLWQVKSGTIFDNFLITNDEAYAEEFGNETWGVTKAAEKQMKDKQDEEQRLKEEEEEKKGKEEEEADKDDDEDKDEDEEDEDEKEEEEEEDAAAGQAKDEL; from the exons ATGCTGCTACCCGTTCCGCTGCTGCTCGGCCTTCTCGGCCTTGCCGCCGCTGACCCCACCGTTTACTTCAAGGAGCAGTTTCTGGACGGAG ACGGGTGGACCGAGCGCTGGATCGAATCCAAACACAAACCGGATTTTGGCAAATTCGTTCTCAGTTCCGGCAAGTTCTATGGTGACCAGGAGAAAGATAAAG GTCTGCAGACTAGCCAGGATGCCCGGTTCTATGCTCTGTCGGCGAGATTCGAGCCCTTCAGCAACAAGGGTCAGACGCTGGTGGTGCAGTTCACGGTGAAACACGAGCAGAACATCGACTGTGGGGGCGGCTATGTGAAGCTGTTTCCAGCTGGTTTGGACCAGACAGACATGCACGGAGACTCCGAATACAACATCATGTTTG GTCCGGACATCTGTGGCCCCGGTACCAAGAAGGTTCATGTCATCTTCAACTACAAGGGCAAGAATGTGCTGATCAACAAGGATATCCGCTGCAAG GACGATGAATTCACCCACCTGTACACGCTGATTGTGCGGCCTGATAATACCTATGAGGTGAAGATTGACAACAGCCAGGTGGAGTCAGGCTCTTTGGAGGACGATTGGGATTTCTTGCCACCCAAGAAGATAAAGGATCCTGATGCCGATAAGCCTGAAGACTGGGACGATCGCGCCAAGATCGATGACCCCACAGACTCCAAGCCTGAG GACTGGGACAAGCCTGAGCACATTCctgaccctgatgctaagaaaccCGAGGACTGGGATGAAGAGATGGACGGAGAGTGGGAACCACCTGTTATTCAGAACCCAGAGTACAAG GGGGAGTGGAAGCCCAGGCAGATCGACAACCCAGATTACAAGGGCATTTGGATCCACCCAGAGATTGACAACCCTGAGTATTCCCCTGACAGCAACATATATGCCTATGAAAACTTCGCTGTTCTAGGCTTGGATCTTTGGCAG GTCAAGTCTGGCACCATCTTTGACAACTTCCTCATCACCAACGATGAGGCGTATGCTGAGGAGTTTGGCAACGAGACGTGGGGTGTTACAAAG GCAGCAGAAAAGCAAATGAAGGACAAGCAGGATGAAGAACAGAGGctaaaggaagaggaggaggagaagaaaggcaaggaggaggaagaggcagacAAAGATGATGACGAGGACAAGGATGAGGATGAGGAGGATGaagatgagaaggaagaggaggaagaagaagatgcTGCCGCTGGCCAGGCCAAGGATGAGCTGTAG